Proteins encoded in a region of the Acetomicrobium thermoterrenum DSM 13490 genome:
- the treS gene encoding maltose alpha-D-glucosyltransferase: MPATDNNPLWYKDAIIYETHVKSFYDSDENGIGDFRGLTEKLEYLKNLGVTAIWLLPFYPSPLKDDGYDIADYFNIHPDYGTLRDFRSFLKKAHDIGLKVITELVLNHTSDQHPWFRRARESKGGSRWRDFYVWSSDPNKFSEARIIFKDFENSNWTWDPVGNAYFWHRFYSHQPDLNYDNPRVKKEIFRVLDFWFDMGIDGMRLDAVPYLYEREGTNCENLPETHQFLKELRAHMDARYPNRMLLGEANQWPEDAVAYFGEGNECHMAFHFPIMPRIFMSLWMEDRFPIVDILEQTPQIPENCQWAMFLRNHDELTLEMVSDEERDYMYRVYAKDARARINLGIRRRLAPLMGNNRRKIELMNVLLFSLPGTPIIYYGDELGMGDNYFLGDRNGVRTPMQWSPDRNAGFSKTNPHKLYLPVIIDPEYHYEMINVETQERNLSSMLWWMRRVISVRKRFKSFGRGDINFIDSGNPKVLAFTRNFEDETILVVINLSRFCQVTELDLSQYEGYVPEEIFSGNRFPRIEPNKPYTLTLGIHDYFWFNLLNKRESISIEAEDEPLSTIEINKIADLSVNILSSNFFKDTIKKYLNKCPYFGGQNKNIRNIDIFDIVSISGNQYFDTGFLFLNISYPQGEKDRCLLPFTLKMDNEALYIRQNHPECIIANVSIGGRNGILCDGTYSPDLIENLINLMSKRKRVQGNIGQMICKKSNLSGNLDIAEDRKTSQLKIEIYYPWSNLITYGFSIAVRLYHKLEEGINVSEDILRYLTEMRFKNTLPYIGSFRYLSKTEETTIGILQRNIPNQGNGWEYVRNMGELFFERLLSLGKAELPKETASDCIDGLFLEMISLLGKRTAELHKALSSSGKNPEFSPEPFTKLYQRSVYQSMRNELGHSIRTLSYKIGSLSEDLAAQAREVMEIKKDILDKIRLIYQDKVKAQKIRIHGNYHLGHVLFTGKDFLITGFEGDMTKSLGERKIKRSPLRDVASMLYSLNRAARISLRKASSFTEETESLTPPMKLWRELVGEAFLKSYIDNSRGELFLPEDDNSIKIWLNAFLLERALLELDLELSHEKGQPDIPIGEIISIMKI, from the coding sequence ATGCCCGCCACTGATAATAACCCTTTATGGTATAAAGACGCCATAATCTACGAAACCCATGTGAAATCCTTTTACGACAGCGACGAGAACGGCATAGGGGACTTCCGCGGACTTACGGAAAAATTAGAGTACCTAAAAAACTTAGGCGTGACGGCAATTTGGCTTTTGCCCTTCTATCCTTCCCCTTTAAAAGACGATGGCTACGACATAGCGGACTATTTCAACATTCATCCAGATTATGGTACTTTAAGAGACTTTCGTTCTTTTCTAAAAAAGGCACACGATATTGGCTTAAAAGTAATTACGGAGCTGGTGTTAAATCACACTTCGGATCAACATCCTTGGTTTAGGCGGGCTCGCGAATCCAAAGGGGGCTCTCGCTGGAGAGATTTTTACGTATGGAGTTCCGATCCAAATAAATTTTCCGAGGCAAGAATAATATTCAAGGACTTCGAAAATTCAAATTGGACCTGGGATCCTGTGGGTAATGCCTATTTTTGGCACCGTTTTTACTCTCATCAACCGGATCTTAACTACGATAATCCGAGGGTAAAAAAAGAAATTTTTAGGGTTCTAGATTTTTGGTTCGATATGGGCATTGACGGAATGAGGTTGGATGCCGTGCCCTATCTTTACGAGCGCGAAGGGACAAATTGCGAAAACCTTCCCGAGACCCACCAGTTTTTAAAAGAACTGCGCGCTCATATGGATGCCCGCTACCCCAACAGAATGCTTTTAGGAGAGGCGAATCAGTGGCCTGAGGACGCCGTAGCTTACTTCGGGGAGGGTAACGAATGTCACATGGCCTTTCACTTTCCCATCATGCCAAGGATTTTCATGTCGCTTTGGATGGAAGATCGCTTTCCGATAGTGGATATACTCGAGCAAACGCCGCAAATTCCTGAAAACTGCCAATGGGCTATGTTTCTACGCAACCATGACGAGCTCACTCTTGAGATGGTAAGCGATGAAGAACGCGATTACATGTATCGCGTATATGCAAAAGATGCGCGGGCAAGGATTAATCTTGGAATCCGCAGGAGACTGGCCCCGCTAATGGGAAATAATAGGCGCAAAATAGAGCTTATGAATGTTTTGCTTTTTTCTTTGCCCGGCACACCGATCATATATTATGGCGATGAGCTTGGAATGGGAGATAACTATTTCTTAGGCGACAGAAACGGAGTTCGCACTCCCATGCAATGGAGCCCCGATAGAAACGCAGGCTTTTCTAAAACAAACCCCCATAAACTTTACCTTCCGGTAATAATAGACCCAGAATATCACTATGAAATGATCAACGTAGAGACGCAGGAACGCAATCTTTCCTCAATGCTCTGGTGGATGCGTAGAGTTATCTCGGTAAGAAAACGCTTTAAATCCTTTGGCAGGGGAGATATAAATTTCATAGATTCGGGCAATCCGAAGGTATTAGCCTTTACCAGGAATTTCGAGGACGAAACGATATTGGTAGTCATAAATCTCTCTCGTTTTTGCCAGGTCACAGAGCTCGATCTATCCCAATATGAAGGATACGTGCCAGAAGAAATTTTTAGCGGAAACCGTTTCCCAAGAATTGAACCGAATAAACCATACACTTTGACATTGGGAATTCATGATTATTTTTGGTTTAACCTGTTGAATAAAAGAGAATCTATCTCCATCGAGGCGGAGGATGAACCACTTTCTACCATAGAAATTAATAAAATTGCAGATTTATCTGTCAATATCCTTTCAAGTAATTTTTTTAAAGATACAATAAAAAAATACCTTAACAAATGTCCATATTTCGGCGGTCAAAATAAAAATATTAGGAATATCGATATTTTTGATATCGTCTCTATATCGGGAAATCAATATTTTGATACCGGTTTCTTGTTTCTTAATATCTCCTATCCTCAAGGAGAGAAAGATCGATGCCTTTTGCCCTTTACTTTAAAAATGGATAACGAAGCGTTATATATAAGACAAAACCATCCGGAATGCATTATTGCAAATGTCTCAATCGGGGGCCGCAACGGTATTTTGTGCGATGGTACTTATTCTCCCGACCTGATCGAAAACCTCATCAACCTTATGTCGAAGAGGAAAAGGGTTCAGGGCAACATAGGGCAGATGATATGCAAAAAAAGTAATTTATCCGGCAATCTCGACATTGCAGAAGATAGAAAAACATCACAATTAAAAATAGAAATATACTACCCCTGGTCTAACCTGATAACTTACGGTTTTTCCATCGCCGTCAGACTTTATCACAAACTGGAAGAGGGAATAAATGTAAGCGAGGACATTTTGCGCTATCTAACGGAAATGCGTTTTAAAAATACATTGCCCTACATCGGCTCCTTCAGATATTTATCTAAAACTGAAGAAACCACTATCGGCATTTTGCAAAGAAACATTCCAAACCAAGGGAACGGATGGGAATATGTCCGTAATATGGGCGAGCTGTTTTTCGAGCGCCTGCTTTCATTGGGCAAAGCGGAGTTACCGAAAGAGACTGCTTCAGATTGCATAGACGGACTATTCCTAGAAATGATATCTCTGCTAGGGAAGCGCACTGCCGAGCTTCATAAAGCTCTCAGTTCTTCCGGAAAAAATCCGGAGTTTTCCCCCGAACCTTTCACAAAACTATATCAAAGGTCCGTGTATCAGTCGATGAGAAATGAGTTGGGACATTCCATTAGAACATTGTCATATAAAATTGGGTCACTTTCTGAAGACCTTGCGGCGCAAGCCCGAGAGGTCATGGAGATAAAAAAAGACATTCTCGATAAAATTCGGCTTATTTATCAGGACAAAGTCAAAGCTCAAAAGATACGAATTCACGGCAATTATCATCTCGGGCACGTACTTTTTACCGGTAAAGACTTCCTTATTACGGGATTTGAGGGTGATATGACAAAGTCTTTAGGGGAAAGAAAGATAAAGCGCTCACCTTTGAGAGATGTTGCCTCTATGCTTTATTCTCTTAACAGAGCTGCCAGGATTTCGTTGCGAAAAGCCTCGTCCTTCACAGAAGAAACAGAATCGCTAACACCGCCTATGAAGTTATGGCGTGAACTCGTTGGAGAGGCTTTCCTAAAAAGCTACATTGATAACTCCCGTGGCGAGCTCTTCCTGCCGGAAGACGATAATTCCATCAAAATATGGCTTAACGCTTTTTTGCTGGAAAGAGCCCTTCTCGAGCTGGATCTGGAGCTTTCTCACGAAAAAGGACAGCCCGATATTCCCATTGGAGAGATAATATCAATAATGAAAATATAA
- a CDS encoding putative maltokinase has product MFETNFNDISEDLKKHLPAYLSSCRWFASKTKDIAEVDILDCLPMKRNLKTYMLILRVALDDGSIEHYSMPISVIDKALSKEQKIGLILTLEDGTHIIEGIFDVGFRDALFETIIRGKTIEGINGVLSVSVNTKNISHFIDHGIKISSKVLAAEQSNSSVIYNDSFFLKLYRKLEIGPHPEAEMARFLSETGFTHVPPFIGSMKYMQNEEKTWLEIALLQEYVKNIGDGWTYFIAVLKNTIKALKSADDSDKYFLLPLKEEINRTYAMASLLGKRTAEMHLALSSDRKNDSFAPLPFKGEAKNEAYAKARLWMEQAMKILNNNIQILPSPTAKLARNIIDNQKLLLDRLKYYFTASGGEILRIHGDYHLGQLLFTGNDFFIIDFEGEPARSLRERRKKQSPLKDVSGMIRSLHYAVNYALKSLACDDEASSFWAKIWYDNVCSSFLSSYRQEAMDASFLPADDEEFNATLKAFLMEKAAYEICYEFNNRPDWVHIPLKGIESIIN; this is encoded by the coding sequence ATGTTCGAAACTAATTTTAACGATATTTCGGAGGACTTAAAAAAACATTTGCCTGCCTACCTGTCAAGCTGTCGCTGGTTTGCCTCCAAGACTAAAGACATCGCAGAGGTGGATATTTTAGATTGCTTGCCCATGAAAAGAAATTTAAAAACGTATATGCTGATTTTGAGGGTCGCTTTAGACGACGGCTCCATCGAGCATTACTCAATGCCCATCTCTGTTATCGACAAAGCGCTCTCGAAGGAGCAAAAAATAGGTCTAATTTTAACTTTAGAGGATGGCACACATATAATTGAAGGCATTTTTGACGTTGGTTTCAGAGATGCCTTGTTCGAAACAATAATCAGGGGCAAAACTATCGAGGGGATAAATGGTGTGCTTTCAGTCTCTGTCAATACCAAAAATATTTCCCATTTCATCGATCATGGCATAAAAATTTCATCTAAAGTTTTAGCGGCAGAACAGAGCAATTCATCCGTCATTTATAATGACAGTTTTTTCTTAAAACTCTACAGAAAGCTCGAAATCGGACCCCATCCTGAGGCGGAAATGGCACGCTTCTTGTCTGAAACCGGATTTACTCATGTACCACCCTTTATTGGCTCCATGAAATATATGCAGAACGAAGAAAAAACCTGGCTCGAAATTGCTTTACTTCAAGAGTACGTTAAAAACATAGGCGACGGATGGACATATTTCATTGCAGTACTTAAAAATACTATCAAAGCACTTAAATCGGCCGATGATTCCGACAAATATTTTTTGTTGCCTTTAAAGGAAGAAATAAATAGGACATATGCAATGGCCTCTTTGCTTGGAAAGCGGACAGCTGAAATGCATTTGGCCTTATCTTCGGACAGAAAAAACGATAGCTTTGCTCCCTTGCCATTCAAAGGAGAAGCCAAAAATGAGGCTTACGCTAAAGCACGTTTATGGATGGAACAAGCGATGAAGATTTTAAACAATAACATACAAATACTTCCCTCTCCAACGGCCAAGCTGGCAAGAAATATTATCGACAACCAAAAATTACTTCTAGATAGATTAAAATATTATTTCACTGCCTCCGGTGGAGAAATTTTAAGGATACATGGCGACTACCATCTGGGGCAGCTGCTCTTTACAGGGAATGATTTCTTCATAATAGACTTTGAAGGAGAACCGGCAAGAAGCTTAAGAGAACGCAGAAAAAAACAAAGCCCTTTGAAAGACGTCTCGGGAATGATACGCTCCCTTCATTACGCTGTCAATTACGCCCTCAAAAGCTTGGCCTGTGACGACGAGGCATCTTCTTTCTGGGCAAAGATATGGTATGATAATGTATGTTCATCATTTTTATCTTCCTATCGTCAAGAGGCAATGGACGCTTCCTTTTTGCCCGCTGATGATGAAGAATTTAACGCTACTTTAAAAGCTTTTCTGATGGAAAAGGCTGCTTATGAAATATGTTACGAATTCAACAATCGCCCTGACTGGGTTCACATTCCCCTCAAGGGAATCGAATCTATTATAAATTAG
- a CDS encoding DUF3536 domain-containing protein, whose translation MEKYVCIHGHFYQPPRENPWLEEVELEESALPFHDWNERITAECYAPNAASRILGNDRQIIAITNNYSKISFNIGPTLLLWMKKHAKDTYEAIINADEESKKRFSGHGSAIAQAFNHMIMPLANDRDIRTQVYWGLKTFESNFNRKPEGMWLPETAVNIRTLEALAEFGIKFTILAPHQAARCRVIGEQEWQNVSDAKIDPRLPYLCNLPSGKKINIFFYDGPISNDISFGGLLDNGETLANRLIGCFSDNKEAQLVNIATDGETYGHHHRYGDMALAYCLSFIESNNLAKITIYGEYLEKYPPNHEVEIIEGSSWSCVHGIERWRSNCGCNSGLHPGWQQEWRKPLREANDWLRDTLSLLYEEKAKDIFSDPWKARDEYIRVILDRSDDNVYAFLEEQSCKKLSDEEVVNALRLLEMQRHAMLMYTSCGWFFDEISGIESTQVIKYASRAIQLASYFTDSQLESKYLSILEKAPSNIEHIGNGRKAYEIYVRPSQVDMLRVGAHYAISSIFEEKQEDIDIYCYNVQCNRFEKKRAGKLTLCAGEASFFSNITFEEKVIAFAALHMGKHNVLSGLKEHSGNGEFEDLISKMKEALKIEDISTLVQLMDDFFETHNYTLRHLFKDQQRRVINYIFEEPLHNIIDVAFRGILESHYTTMNFLKEIGTPIPKPLERVAEVTLNADFLKLLSYDTFDLKTLKVVAEDAKRLDIPLDRDAIGLASSSLMDTFFTMLKDKPFEIEILSKINDTLDLLNELKLPLYLWRAQNVYFHLTKDAYPKVKEHLDEKDAERWTELFRRVGERLGVRVG comes from the coding sequence ATGGAAAAATATGTGTGTATTCACGGACATTTCTATCAACCGCCTAGAGAAAATCCATGGCTTGAAGAAGTGGAGTTAGAAGAATCGGCATTACCCTTTCACGATTGGAACGAGCGCATTACGGCTGAATGCTACGCTCCTAACGCTGCTTCAAGGATCCTTGGAAACGACAGACAAATTATCGCTATTACGAACAATTATTCCAAGATAAGTTTTAACATTGGCCCTACCCTGCTTCTTTGGATGAAAAAACATGCGAAAGATACATACGAAGCAATAATAAATGCTGACGAAGAATCCAAAAAACGTTTTTCGGGCCACGGAAGTGCCATTGCTCAAGCATTCAACCATATGATCATGCCCTTGGCAAACGATCGAGATATACGCACTCAAGTATATTGGGGATTAAAGACCTTCGAAAGCAATTTCAACCGAAAACCTGAGGGAATGTGGCTACCCGAAACAGCTGTAAACATAAGAACTTTAGAGGCATTGGCAGAGTTCGGCATCAAGTTTACGATATTAGCTCCCCATCAGGCTGCAAGATGTAGGGTAATAGGGGAACAAGAATGGCAAAACGTGAGCGATGCTAAAATCGACCCAAGACTTCCCTATCTCTGCAACCTTCCATCGGGAAAGAAAATAAACATATTCTTTTACGATGGTCCGATATCTAACGATATCTCCTTTGGAGGTCTGCTCGACAACGGCGAAACATTGGCCAATCGCCTCATTGGTTGTTTTTCCGACAACAAGGAAGCTCAATTGGTCAACATTGCGACGGATGGAGAAACCTACGGACATCACCATCGTTATGGGGACATGGCCTTGGCCTATTGCTTATCTTTCATCGAATCCAATAATTTAGCCAAGATAACGATTTACGGCGAATATCTCGAAAAATATCCTCCAAATCATGAAGTCGAAATAATAGAGGGCTCTTCCTGGAGCTGCGTTCACGGAATCGAGCGCTGGAGAAGCAATTGCGGTTGCAACAGTGGACTACACCCCGGTTGGCAACAGGAATGGAGAAAACCCCTCAGAGAGGCAAACGACTGGCTAAGAGACACACTCTCCCTTCTATACGAGGAAAAGGCAAAGGATATCTTTTCAGATCCCTGGAAGGCAAGAGATGAATATATTCGCGTCATTTTAGACAGGTCTGATGATAACGTTTACGCCTTTCTCGAAGAACAATCGTGCAAAAAACTCTCAGATGAAGAGGTTGTCAATGCACTCAGGCTTTTGGAGATGCAACGTCATGCCATGCTGATGTACACAAGTTGCGGGTGGTTTTTCGATGAGATTTCGGGTATCGAATCAACTCAAGTGATAAAATACGCTTCAAGAGCAATCCAGCTCGCTTCTTATTTCACCGATTCGCAGCTCGAATCAAAATACCTCTCCATTTTGGAAAAAGCACCGAGCAACATCGAACACATAGGAAACGGGAGAAAAGCTTATGAGATATATGTCCGCCCTTCTCAGGTAGATATGCTAAGAGTTGGAGCTCATTATGCAATATCCTCGATCTTCGAAGAAAAACAAGAGGATATAGATATCTACTGTTACAATGTGCAATGCAACCGATTTGAAAAAAAGCGCGCCGGCAAGCTAACTTTATGCGCAGGGGAGGCTTCCTTTTTCTCCAACATCACCTTTGAAGAAAAGGTAATTGCCTTCGCTGCCCTTCATATGGGCAAGCATAACGTACTAAGTGGCTTAAAAGAACATAGCGGCAACGGCGAGTTCGAAGACCTTATTTCAAAAATGAAAGAGGCGTTAAAAATAGAAGATATTTCCACTTTGGTCCAGCTTATGGACGATTTCTTCGAAACTCATAATTATACGCTTAGACATTTATTCAAAGATCAACAAAGAAGGGTTATAAATTACATTTTCGAAGAACCCCTACACAACATTATAGACGTAGCATTTCGCGGCATCTTGGAATCTCACTATACGACTATGAACTTTCTAAAAGAAATCGGCACCCCGATCCCGAAACCATTGGAAAGGGTCGCGGAAGTTACGCTTAATGCCGATTTCCTGAAACTCTTGAGTTACGATACCTTCGATCTTAAAACTTTAAAAGTAGTTGCAGAAGATGCCAAACGTCTTGATATACCTTTAGACAGGGATGCGATTGGCCTCGCTTCTTCCTCTTTGATGGACACTTTCTTTACAATGCTCAAAGATAAACCCTTCGAAATAGAAATTTTAAGCAAAATTAACGACACGCTTGATTTGCTCAACGAACTTAAATTGCCACTATATCTATGGAGAGCACAAAATGTATATTTTCATCTGACAAAGGACGCCTATCCTAAAGTCAAAGAACACCTGGACGAAAAAGATGCCGAAAGATGGACAGAACTGTTCAGGAGGGTCGGAGAACGCTTAGGCGTTAGGGTGGGATGA
- a CDS encoding alpha-1,4-glucan--maltose-1-phosphate maltosyltransferase: MDEIDGRNRVVIENVYPEIDCGRFPIKTTVGSGVYVEADVFADGHDEVLAFLLYRKSDEEDWKEVLMTPLFNDRWYAYFPVEGMGEYLYTIKGGIDHFSTWRKDVIKKIDSGQDVSVELIIGADMLHQASKRHRGDKKNILLEFAKRLDRLSSNINTHAIVSLLNAKEFQRLNMSCFNEDFTSFYEKNLRVTADRRKANFSSWYEFFPRSNPGKGKVHGCFNDAMQLLPEIAKMGFDVVYLPPIHPIGKTNRKGKNNSLEVSPQDPGSPWAIGSSEGGHKDINPQLGTMDDFVSFVKQAVDLGLEVALDLAFQCSPDHPYVKEHPEWFRWRPDGTIQYAENPPKKYQDVVPFDFECDDWRSLWEELKSIVMFWIEQGVKIFRVDNPHTKPFAFWEWLIGEIKKIYPETIFLSEAFTRPKVMYRLAKLGFTQSYTYFTWRNTKWEITEYMKELTQTQAKEFFRPNFWPNTPDILPEYLQYGGRPAFIVRLVLAATLSSNYGIYGPPFQLCISEAVSGREEYLNSEKYEIKHWDWDAPGNLKEIIGRINRARKENAALQETNNIIFCEAEDENVIFYSKVADDLSNAILVAANLDPFHVHEATLHIPLKTLGIEEGQSYLLEDLLGGEKFILQGEHLRLKIDPFIIPAYVFKVHRRLRRESDFDYFM; encoded by the coding sequence ATGGATGAAATAGACGGAAGAAACAGGGTTGTCATTGAAAATGTATATCCTGAAATAGACTGCGGGAGATTTCCAATAAAAACAACTGTGGGTTCTGGCGTTTACGTCGAAGCCGACGTATTCGCCGATGGTCACGATGAAGTGCTGGCCTTTTTGCTTTATCGCAAATCTGACGAAGAGGATTGGAAAGAGGTCCTTATGACTCCTCTTTTCAATGACAGATGGTACGCTTACTTTCCTGTAGAAGGCATGGGAGAGTATTTGTACACTATAAAGGGAGGAATCGACCATTTTTCAACATGGCGAAAGGACGTTATAAAAAAGATAGATTCAGGACAAGATGTTTCTGTCGAATTAATAATTGGAGCAGACATGCTGCACCAAGCCTCCAAAAGACATCGGGGCGATAAAAAAAATATCCTGTTGGAATTCGCTAAAAGACTTGACCGCCTTTCATCTAATATAAATACACATGCCATAGTCTCACTATTAAACGCAAAGGAATTTCAACGCCTTAACATGTCGTGTTTTAATGAAGATTTTACTTCCTTCTATGAAAAAAACCTTCGGGTTACAGCGGATCGAAGGAAGGCAAATTTCAGCTCTTGGTATGAGTTCTTTCCCCGATCTAATCCGGGAAAAGGTAAGGTGCACGGATGCTTTAACGATGCGATGCAGCTTCTGCCAGAAATCGCTAAAATGGGCTTTGATGTTGTGTACCTTCCACCCATTCACCCAATCGGCAAAACAAACCGTAAGGGAAAAAACAATTCCCTAGAAGTTTCTCCCCAAGACCCGGGAAGTCCCTGGGCCATTGGCTCTTCGGAGGGAGGTCATAAGGATATAAATCCTCAACTGGGCACAATGGACGATTTTGTCTCCTTCGTTAAACAAGCGGTCGATCTGGGCCTAGAAGTTGCCCTAGATCTGGCTTTTCAGTGTTCTCCCGATCATCCATACGTAAAGGAACACCCCGAGTGGTTTAGGTGGCGGCCCGACGGAACTATCCAGTATGCAGAAAACCCTCCAAAAAAATACCAAGATGTCGTCCCCTTCGACTTCGAGTGCGATGATTGGAGATCATTATGGGAAGAGCTCAAAAGCATAGTCATGTTTTGGATAGAACAAGGAGTAAAGATCTTTAGAGTTGACAACCCCCACACTAAACCCTTTGCTTTTTGGGAGTGGCTCATCGGAGAAATAAAGAAAATTTACCCCGAGACTATCTTTCTATCCGAAGCATTCACTCGACCAAAGGTTATGTACAGGTTGGCGAAGCTCGGTTTCACTCAGTCCTACACATATTTCACATGGCGCAATACCAAGTGGGAAATTACGGAATATATGAAAGAACTGACACAAACTCAGGCCAAAGAATTTTTCCGGCCCAATTTTTGGCCCAATACACCCGACATACTCCCCGAATACCTTCAATACGGGGGGAGACCGGCATTTATCGTAAGGTTGGTGTTGGCTGCAACCCTTTCCTCCAACTATGGAATATACGGACCTCCATTCCAGCTTTGCATATCCGAGGCAGTGTCTGGCAGGGAAGAATACCTTAACTCCGAAAAGTACGAGATCAAACATTGGGATTGGGATGCACCAGGTAATTTGAAAGAAATAATAGGAAGAATTAACAGGGCAAGAAAAGAAAACGCTGCCCTGCAGGAGACTAATAACATAATATTTTGTGAAGCTGAGGACGAAAACGTAATATTTTATTCAAAGGTCGCTGATGATCTATCCAATGCTATCCTGGTGGCAGCCAATTTGGATCCTTTTCACGTTCACGAAGCAACACTGCACATCCCTTTGAAAACGCTTGGCATCGAGGAAGGACAATCCTATTTGCTGGAAGACCTGTTAGGGGGAGAGAAATTCATCCTCCAGGGAGAACACTTGCGGTTGAAGATCGATCCCTTCATCATCCCTGCCTATGTGTTCAAGGTGCACCGAAGATTACGCCGAGAGTCGGATTTCGACTACTTCATGTAA